From a single Acidobacteriota bacterium genomic region:
- the pilB gene encoding type IV-A pilus assembly ATPase PilB encodes MAVRIGELLLKERRITPEQLQEALAYQKAHGGKLGSALVKLGFVKGEDITALLSRQYGVPSINLPQFEIDPVVIKLIPVETAQKYQVIPLSRTGATLTIAMTDPTNVFAMDDIKFMTGYNVEPVVASESAVQDAIQKYYASAVRPAGESALEMASRVLDEMPVGGDADVQVLGDLEEISVDALLKQGEEAPIIRLVNVLLMSAMQKGASDIHIEPYEKEYRIRYRIDGVLYTIMNPSMKFRDAIASRLKIMAKLDIAEKRLPQDGRIKIRYNDQGKSKDLDFRVSALPTLFGEKIVMRLLDRDKLMLDMTRLGFEPEPLARFEAAIQRPWGMVLVTGPTGSGKTNTLYSAISRLNTTETNIMTAEDPVEFNLAGINQVQIRENIGLNFAAALRAFLRQDPNIILVGEIRDFETAEIAVKAALTGHLVLSTLHTNDAPSTISRLMNMGIEPFLVSSSVNLICAQRLVRVVCTNCKQPNPVPPQALAKAGFSAEDARIVVPQRGAGCEKCNGTGYKGRVGLYEVMEISESLKELVLVGASSQELRRKAVEEGMVTLRQSGILKIKAGVTTIEEVLRETVN; translated from the coding sequence ATGGCTGTACGCATCGGCGAGCTGCTCCTCAAGGAGCGGCGCATCACACCGGAACAACTCCAGGAAGCGCTGGCTTACCAGAAGGCTCACGGAGGGAAGCTGGGGTCTGCGCTGGTGAAACTCGGCTTCGTGAAAGGCGAGGACATCACCGCCCTGTTGAGCCGGCAATACGGCGTGCCCTCCATCAATCTGCCGCAGTTCGAGATCGACCCCGTCGTCATCAAGCTGATTCCGGTCGAGACCGCGCAGAAGTACCAGGTGATTCCCCTGAGCCGCACCGGCGCGACGCTCACGATCGCGATGACCGATCCCACCAACGTCTTCGCCATGGACGACATCAAGTTCATGACGGGCTACAACGTCGAGCCGGTGGTCGCGTCGGAGTCGGCGGTCCAGGATGCGATCCAGAAATACTACGCGAGTGCGGTCAGACCGGCGGGCGAAAGCGCGCTCGAGATGGCCTCACGCGTGCTCGACGAGATGCCCGTGGGGGGCGATGCCGACGTCCAGGTGCTCGGGGACCTCGAGGAGATCAGCGTCGACGCGCTGCTGAAGCAGGGTGAGGAAGCGCCGATCATCAGGCTGGTCAACGTGCTGCTGATGTCGGCGATGCAGAAGGGCGCCAGCGACATCCACATCGAACCGTACGAGAAGGAGTACCGGATCCGGTACCGCATCGACGGCGTGCTCTACACCATCATGAACCCGTCGATGAAGTTCCGGGACGCGATCGCGTCGCGGCTGAAGATCATGGCGAAGCTCGACATCGCCGAGAAGCGGCTGCCGCAGGACGGCCGCATCAAGATCCGCTACAACGACCAGGGCAAGTCGAAGGACCTCGACTTCCGAGTGTCCGCGCTCCCGACGCTCTTCGGCGAGAAGATCGTCATGCGGTTGCTCGATCGCGACAAGCTGATGCTCGACATGACGCGGCTCGGGTTCGAACCCGAACCGCTGGCGCGCTTCGAGGCCGCGATCCAGCGGCCGTGGGGCATGGTGCTGGTGACGGGGCCGACCGGCAGCGGCAAGACCAACACGCTCTACTCGGCGATCTCCCGCCTGAATACGACCGAAACCAACATCATGACGGCCGAGGATCCGGTCGAGTTCAACCTGGCGGGCATCAACCAGGTCCAGATTCGTGAGAACATCGGTCTGAATTTCGCCGCCGCGTTGCGCGCGTTCCTGCGGCAGGACCCGAACATCATTCTGGTGGGCGAGATCCGCGACTTCGAGACGGCCGAGATTGCCGTCAAGGCGGCGCTGACCGGGCATCTGGTGCTCTCGACGTTGCACACCAACGACGCGCCGAGCACGATCAGCCGGCTGATGAACATGGGCATCGAGCCCTTCCTGGTGTCGAGCTCCGTCAACCTGATCTGCGCCCAGCGACTCGTGCGGGTTGTGTGCACCAACTGCAAGCAGCCGAATCCGGTGCCTCCACAGGCGCTCGCCAAGGCCGGGTTCAGCGCCGAGGACGCGCGGATCGTCGTGCCGCAGCGCGGCGCCGGCTGCGAGAAGTGCAATGGCACCGGCTACAAGGGCCGCGTGGGCCTGTACGAAGTCATGGAAATCTCGGAATCGCTGAAGGAACTCGTGCTGGTCGGTGCGTCGAGCCAGGAGCTCAGGCGCAAGGCGGTCGAGGAAGGGATGGTCACGCTGCGGCAGAGCGGCATCCTGAAGATCAAGGCCGGCGTGACCACCATCGAAGAGGTCCTGAGGGAGACGGTCAACTAG
- a CDS encoding efflux RND transporter periplasmic adaptor subunit produces the protein MNRKKIIIGILILLLGTALVGANLYFKRETGLSVQVEKIQKRNLEAIVSASGKVRAKTTVNISANTMGRVTKLAVEEGARVKAGQFLMEIDPRQLRTQVERGDAGLSAQRTAVEQAKTSLESSKLQLSLAKDNLKRQQDLWKEQLTTKQELDRAVNDVQLRERDVEARQSGITSETTRIRQTQADLENARYNLSQVTIDSPIDGIITRRNIELGEMVMIGTMNNAGTVLLTVADMSVIEAELEVDETDIPNVKIGQKVQISIDAIPDKKFPAKVTEVGNSPIQTTASASSQAINFKVVVTVDGQIPEVRPGFTCTADITTATRKDVLAMPIQATTVRELVYDDKGNIVKPPAPDPKTGRPATAAALAAAAELKPGQTKKETEGVFIAKAGKVEFVPIKTGIAGEKYFEVLSGLKDGDEVITGPFSAVRELKDGVVVKIDTTVKK, from the coding sequence GTGAATCGCAAGAAGATCATCATCGGCATCCTCATCCTCCTGCTGGGCACCGCGCTGGTTGGGGCCAACCTCTATTTCAAGCGCGAAACCGGGCTCAGCGTGCAAGTGGAAAAGATCCAGAAGCGGAACCTCGAGGCGATTGTCTCGGCCTCGGGCAAGGTGCGGGCCAAGACGACAGTGAATATCAGCGCCAACACCATGGGCCGTGTCACCAAGCTGGCGGTTGAGGAAGGCGCCCGCGTCAAGGCCGGTCAGTTCCTGATGGAGATCGACCCGCGGCAGCTCCGCACCCAGGTCGAGCGCGGCGACGCGGGCCTGTCGGCCCAGCGCACAGCGGTCGAGCAGGCGAAGACGTCCCTCGAGTCTTCGAAGCTCCAGCTGAGCCTCGCAAAGGACAACCTGAAGCGCCAGCAGGACCTCTGGAAGGAACAGCTGACGACCAAGCAGGAACTCGATCGCGCCGTCAACGACGTGCAACTACGAGAGCGTGACGTCGAGGCGCGTCAGTCGGGGATTACCTCGGAAACGACGCGCATCCGGCAGACGCAGGCGGACCTCGAGAATGCAAGGTATAACCTGAGTCAAGTGACCATCGACTCGCCGATTGACGGGATCATCACGCGCCGCAACATCGAACTGGGCGAGATGGTCATGATTGGCACGATGAACAACGCCGGCACGGTGCTGCTCACCGTGGCGGACATGTCGGTCATCGAAGCCGAGCTGGAAGTGGACGAGACCGACATCCCGAACGTGAAGATCGGGCAGAAGGTCCAGATCAGCATTGACGCGATTCCCGACAAGAAATTCCCGGCAAAGGTGACTGAGGTCGGCAACAGCCCGATCCAGACGACGGCGTCGGCCAGTTCGCAGGCCATCAACTTCAAGGTCGTGGTCACCGTCGACGGTCAGATCCCGGAGGTCCGACCGGGCTTCACCTGCACCGCCGACATCACGACGGCGACCCGGAAGGACGTGCTGGCGATGCCCATCCAGGCGACCACGGTGCGGGAGCTCGTCTACGACGACAAGGGCAACATCGTGAAGCCGCCGGCGCCAGATCCGAAAACCGGCCGACCCGCGACAGCGGCGGCGCTTGCGGCGGCGGCCGAGCTGAAGCCGGGCCAGACGAAGAAGGAAACCGAGGGCGTGTTTATCGCGAAGGCCGGGAAGGTCGAATTCGTGCCCATCAAGACGGGCATCGCCGGCGAGAAGTACTTCGAGGTGCTCTCCGGGCTGAAGGACGGCGACGAGGTCATCACCGGGCCGTTCAGCGCGGTGCGCGAGCTGAAGGACGGCGTCGTGGTCAAGATCGACACCACGGTGAAGAAGTAG
- a CDS encoding YIP1 family protein: protein MSEVPTTQPAVVQAPPPGQSFVARFLGVLTSPRATFAEVAARPRWFGMLAALVIVGIVAGTALMATDSGRLAALDASRSGMKSFGINLPPEAEAEMERGIMEAPLWRLGLNAALGQVTMGILLPLILAGVFFLVFNVVLGGDATFKQMFATVVHANPVMLVGVLFTTPLMYFRGSMTGVTNLGVFLPMLDENSFLAKLLGSVDLIRVWWVIVLATGLSVLYKRKTGPIATALFVVYGIIAVIFAAVTAGRAGA, encoded by the coding sequence ATGAGTGAAGTGCCTACGACCCAGCCTGCCGTTGTCCAGGCGCCTCCGCCAGGCCAGAGCTTCGTCGCCCGTTTTCTGGGTGTGCTGACGTCCCCGAGAGCCACGTTTGCCGAGGTGGCCGCCAGGCCGCGGTGGTTCGGCATGCTCGCGGCGCTGGTCATCGTGGGAATCGTGGCGGGCACCGCCCTGATGGCGACCGACTCCGGCCGGCTGGCCGCGCTCGATGCGAGCCGAAGCGGCATGAAGAGCTTTGGCATCAACCTCCCGCCCGAAGCGGAAGCCGAGATGGAGCGCGGCATCATGGAAGCGCCGCTCTGGCGACTGGGACTCAACGCGGCGCTCGGACAAGTCACGATGGGCATCCTGCTGCCGCTCATCTTGGCGGGCGTGTTCTTCCTGGTCTTCAACGTCGTGCTGGGGGGCGATGCGACCTTCAAGCAGATGTTCGCGACCGTCGTGCACGCCAACCCCGTCATGCTCGTGGGCGTGCTCTTCACAACGCCGCTGATGTACTTCCGCGGGTCGATGACAGGGGTCACCAACCTCGGGGTGTTCCTGCCGATGCTCGATGAGAATTCGTTCCTGGCGAAGTTGCTCGGATCGGTCGATCTGATTCGCGTCTGGTGGGTCATCGTCCTGGCCACGGGTCTGAGCGTGCTCTACAAGCGCAAGACCGGGCCCATTGCCACAGCGCTGTTTGTGGTCTACGGCATCATTGCCGTCATCTTTGCTGCGGTCACGGCTGGCCGCGCGGGGGCATAA
- the fusA gene encoding elongation factor G produces MKVYDAANIRNVAIVGHSGSGKTQLTSAILFDAGMVNRLGKVDEGNTVTDFDEEEIARKHTLSASICYAEWNKTKVNIIDTPGFGNFFSDARAALGVADGALVVIDAVSGVEVQTEKVWEEAEAQELPRLVVLSRMDRERASLNRTLEAIQASFGRMVVPIQMPIGEEKNFKGVVDLIGMKAYTFAADGSGRMTEDAVPADLVDAVTSARDALVEIVAEADDTLMEKFFESGTLTQDELVGGLRRAVVGRKMFPLVCTSALANIGIQPALDAVLAYLPAASERTVKATDKAGADTPIKVSDSGPLSVFVWKTIADPFAGRISLFRVVRGSLKADSTVQNLSHESPERIGHLMLLQGKTPTDVPEIKAGDIGAVAKLKDTQTNHTIGDKDGGARFNPLVFPDPVLSYAIEPKTRGDEDKISTALHRILEEDPTVRYSRDQQTNELLLAGQGQMHIEVTVAKMKRRFAVEVNLKLPRIPYRETITLATEAHGRHKKQTGGHGQFGDCTIKMEPLARGSDFEFVDKIFGGSIPLNFRPAVEKGIQDTRVRGYLAGFPVLDFRVTLIDGKFHPVDSNELSFRMAGRLAFKDGMTRARPTILEPVMNVEVYVPSDFAGDIMGDINSRRGHVSGMDTRGITTVVKAQVPMSEMLTYEQTLTSTTGGRGTYHMEYSHYQEVPAHLQAKIISAAKAEKGEAAEEEEE; encoded by the coding sequence ATGAAGGTTTATGACGCCGCAAATATCAGGAATGTCGCAATTGTCGGACACAGCGGATCAGGCAAAACCCAGTTGACGTCCGCCATCCTGTTCGACGCCGGCATGGTCAACCGGCTGGGCAAGGTGGACGAAGGCAACACGGTGACCGACTTCGACGAGGAAGAGATCGCCCGCAAGCACACCTTGTCGGCCAGCATCTGTTACGCCGAGTGGAACAAGACCAAGGTCAACATCATCGATACGCCGGGCTTCGGGAACTTCTTCAGCGATGCCCGGGCCGCGCTGGGCGTTGCCGACGGCGCGCTGGTGGTCATTGACGCGGTCTCTGGCGTTGAAGTGCAGACCGAGAAGGTGTGGGAAGAAGCTGAGGCGCAGGAACTGCCGCGTTTGGTGGTGCTCAGCCGCATGGACCGCGAGCGCGCCAGCCTGAACCGGACGCTCGAGGCCATCCAGGCGTCGTTTGGCCGCATGGTCGTCCCGATCCAGATGCCGATCGGCGAGGAGAAGAACTTCAAGGGCGTGGTCGACCTGATCGGCATGAAGGCGTACACCTTCGCCGCCGACGGCTCCGGCAGGATGACCGAGGACGCCGTGCCAGCCGACCTCGTTGATGCGGTGACATCGGCGCGCGACGCGCTGGTCGAGATCGTCGCGGAAGCTGACGACACCCTGATGGAGAAGTTCTTCGAATCTGGCACGCTCACGCAGGACGAATTGGTCGGCGGGCTGCGCCGGGCCGTTGTCGGACGCAAGATGTTTCCGCTGGTCTGCACCTCGGCCCTCGCGAACATCGGCATCCAGCCGGCCCTTGACGCGGTACTCGCCTACTTGCCGGCGGCATCCGAGCGCACGGTGAAAGCGACCGACAAGGCGGGCGCGGACACCCCCATCAAGGTCTCCGACAGCGGGCCGCTCTCCGTGTTCGTCTGGAAGACCATCGCCGACCCGTTCGCCGGGCGCATCAGCTTGTTCCGAGTCGTCCGCGGTTCGCTCAAGGCCGACTCGACCGTGCAGAACCTGTCGCATGAATCGCCCGAGCGCATCGGTCACCTGATGTTGCTACAGGGCAAGACACCGACGGATGTCCCGGAGATCAAGGCTGGCGACATCGGTGCGGTGGCCAAGCTCAAGGACACGCAGACCAACCACACGATTGGCGACAAGGACGGCGGCGCGCGCTTCAATCCGCTGGTCTTCCCAGACCCGGTGCTCTCGTACGCGATCGAGCCGAAGACCCGCGGCGACGAGGACAAGATCAGCACGGCGCTCCACCGCATCCTCGAAGAGGATCCGACCGTCCGGTACAGCCGCGATCAGCAGACCAACGAGCTGCTGCTCGCCGGGCAAGGCCAGATGCACATCGAAGTGACGGTCGCGAAGATGAAGCGCCGGTTCGCCGTCGAGGTCAACCTGAAGCTGCCGCGCATACCCTACCGGGAGACGATCACGCTGGCGACCGAGGCGCACGGCCGGCACAAGAAGCAGACCGGCGGCCACGGCCAGTTCGGCGACTGCACGATTAAGATGGAACCGCTCGCACGTGGCTCCGACTTCGAATTCGTCGACAAGATCTTCGGCGGGTCGATCCCGCTGAACTTCCGGCCGGCGGTTGAAAAGGGCATCCAGGACACCCGCGTGCGTGGGTACCTCGCCGGCTTCCCGGTGCTCGATTTCCGGGTCACCCTGATCGACGGCAAGTTCCACCCGGTCGATTCCAACGAGCTCTCGTTCAGGATGGCGGGCCGGCTGGCGTTCAAGGATGGCATGACTCGCGCCAGGCCCACCATCCTCGAGCCGGTCATGAACGTCGAGGTGTACGTGCCGAGCGACTTTGCCGGGGACATCATGGGCGACATCAACAGCCGGCGCGGGCACGTATCGGGCATGGACACGCGCGGGATCACCACGGTCGTCAAGGCGCAGGTGCCGATGTCCGAAATGCTCACCTATGAGCAGACACTGACGTCCACCACCGGCGGCCGCGGCACCTACCACATGGAGTATTCACACTACCAGGAAGTGCCGGCCCACCTGCAGGCGAAGATCATCTCGGCTGCGAAGGCCGAGAAGGGTGAGGCGGCCGAGGAAGAGGAAGAATAG
- the rplQ gene encoding 50S ribosomal protein L17 yields MRHRVAHRKLGRTTEHRISLLRNQATAILEHEHIITTVPKAKELRPYVERLISVAKRGVAAGGPQLLHARRMVGQDIANRDVLKKLFDTLAQRFAERPGGYIRILKAGVRKGDAAQVALVELVGSEFDPKKAEADKDGTAAGKGGKQGGMAGRLRRAAERVRGRKADSDETGGAVHERTKAPGRSTAKPRQTGRTGGNKGS; encoded by the coding sequence ATGCGTCATCGAGTTGCCCATCGGAAACTGGGACGAACCACCGAGCACCGCATCAGCCTGCTGCGCAATCAGGCCACCGCGATCCTCGAGCACGAGCACATCATCACGACCGTGCCCAAGGCGAAGGAATTGCGGCCGTACGTCGAGCGCTTGATCAGCGTGGCGAAGCGCGGAGTGGCGGCAGGTGGACCCCAGTTGCTTCACGCCAGACGGATGGTGGGTCAGGATATCGCCAACCGCGACGTCCTCAAGAAGCTGTTCGACACGCTGGCGCAGCGATTCGCCGAGCGGCCCGGCGGCTACATCCGCATCCTGAAGGCTGGCGTTCGCAAGGGCGATGCAGCCCAGGTGGCTCTGGTCGAGTTAGTCGGCAGCGAATTCGATCCGAAGAAGGCTGAGGCCGACAAGGACGGCACGGCTGCCGGCAAGGGCGGCAAGCAAGGCGGCATGGCCGGTCGGCTGCGCCGCGCGGCCGAGCGGGTCCGCGGGCGCAAGGCCGACTCGGACGAGACCGGCGGCGCCGTGCACGAGCGCACCAAGGCCCCGGGAAGATCCACGGCGAAACCGCGTCAGACCGGCCGTACCGGCGGTAACAAGGGAAGCTAA
- a CDS encoding ABC transporter permease, which yields MRFALLSDVVVMAYDTLRANKMRSALTVLGVVIGITAIVGMTSLIRGFDESVRDSIRQLGPDTVIVMKFSGLSMMSGKEFKDLIKRPVLTVADANAIERDAPSVGRVDVMLGNWIAVTRERVFYKGTKTKQLTIFGASENYAVVNALKLPGGRFFLQAEVEHRRTLAVLGDSPAKALFPNVDPVGKLIRIGREEYEVIGYVAPRPSVGGPGGGQDDFVVIPYTTYQKQFGWRSASGNIHAGGTATNANAFKSAMIAVVPDEGATRDQAMTEVEQVMRIRHGLKLEQQNDFEIVTADAALKMYGQVTGAIFIGLVVISSIALMVGGIGVMAIMMISVTERTREIGVRKALGARRREILWQFLFEAVFLTSVGGILGVVMGSVIGMSVHFLAGFPVSMPWWSFAIGLGFSGGVGIFFGLVPAIRASRLDPIEALRYE from the coding sequence ATGCGCTTCGCGCTCCTCTCGGACGTCGTCGTGATGGCGTACGACACGCTGCGCGCCAACAAGATGCGGTCGGCGTTGACGGTGCTCGGCGTCGTGATTGGCATCACCGCGATTGTCGGCATGACGTCGCTCATCCGGGGCTTCGACGAATCGGTGCGCGACTCGATCCGGCAGCTCGGGCCGGACACGGTGATTGTCATGAAGTTCAGCGGCCTGAGCATGATGTCTGGCAAGGAATTCAAGGATCTCATCAAGCGCCCGGTGCTGACCGTGGCCGACGCGAATGCGATCGAGCGCGATGCCCCATCGGTCGGCCGCGTCGACGTGATGCTGGGCAACTGGATAGCCGTCACACGGGAGCGCGTTTTCTACAAGGGCACGAAGACCAAGCAACTCACCATCTTCGGGGCGTCTGAGAACTACGCCGTGGTCAACGCCCTCAAGCTGCCGGGTGGGCGGTTCTTCCTCCAGGCCGAGGTCGAGCACCGGCGCACTCTCGCTGTCCTTGGGGATTCGCCCGCCAAGGCCCTCTTTCCGAATGTCGACCCGGTCGGCAAGCTGATTCGCATCGGCAGGGAGGAGTACGAAGTCATCGGCTACGTCGCGCCGCGTCCGAGCGTCGGCGGTCCGGGTGGTGGCCAGGACGACTTCGTCGTCATTCCGTACACGACCTATCAGAAGCAGTTCGGGTGGCGGAGTGCGTCGGGCAACATTCACGCGGGCGGGACAGCCACCAACGCCAACGCATTCAAGAGCGCCATGATTGCCGTCGTGCCAGACGAAGGGGCCACGCGCGACCAGGCGATGACCGAGGTGGAGCAGGTCATGCGCATCCGGCACGGCCTGAAACTCGAGCAGCAGAACGACTTCGAAATCGTCACAGCGGACGCGGCCCTGAAGATGTACGGACAGGTCACCGGCGCCATCTTCATCGGCCTGGTGGTGATCTCGTCGATCGCGCTGATGGTGGGCGGCATTGGCGTCATGGCCATCATGATGATCTCGGTGACCGAGCGCACCCGCGAGATTGGCGTCCGCAAGGCCCTCGGGGCCCGCCGTCGCGAGATCCTCTGGCAGTTCCTGTTCGAAGCGGTCTTCCTGACATCGGTCGGGGGCATCCTCGGTGTCGTGATGGGCAGCGTGATTGGCATGAGCGTGCACTTCCTCGCCGGCTTCCCGGTGTCGATGCCCTGGTGGAGCTTTGCAATCGGCCTCGGCTTCTCGGGCGGCGTCGGCATTTTCTTCGGCCTGGTGCCGGCCATCCGGGCCTCACGCCTGGACCCGATCGAGGCGCTGCGGTACGAGTAG
- a CDS encoding ABC transporter permease: MGRIIEGVAIALRAIWGSKLRSFMSVLGNIVAVTSIIAVVSLIQGLNAKVTEAIVSDVGADTFTVDRYGLTRSEEDFEKVRSNPRLTMQDAEAIRRYSPLIRSVMAASETSGQVSYKDHLLESVTIRGVSAEYINFSSYNAERGRLISPSEVDRNRNVVLLGWGTADRLFGERNPLDQSIKIQGIHYRVIGVNEKKGAIFGQSQDEFALIPLGAFQKIFGSRRSIQLNVKPIHPSLVDEAMNDATIALRIERRLKPKQRDNFGMFTAESILAIYRTATAGIFAVLIGVVALSLVVGGIVIMNIMLMVVTERTFEIGLRKALGAKRRDIMLQVLAESVTLSVAGGIVGTSLGFLLALAIAKLSPLPAAVQMWSVVLGIGITAVVGLVFGVYPAMRAAKLDPIEALRKE, translated from the coding sequence ATGGGCCGTATCATCGAAGGCGTCGCGATCGCGCTCCGGGCGATCTGGGGGAGCAAGCTGCGCTCGTTCATGAGCGTGCTCGGCAATATCGTGGCCGTGACATCGATCATCGCCGTCGTCTCCCTCATCCAGGGGTTGAACGCGAAGGTCACCGAAGCCATCGTCTCCGATGTGGGAGCCGACACGTTCACGGTCGACCGCTACGGGCTGACGCGAAGCGAGGAAGACTTCGAAAAGGTGCGGAGCAATCCCCGGCTCACGATGCAGGATGCCGAGGCGATCCGGCGCTATAGTCCCTTAATCCGATCGGTGATGGCCGCGAGCGAGACCTCGGGCCAGGTGTCCTATAAGGACCACCTGCTTGAGAGCGTCACGATCCGGGGCGTGTCGGCGGAGTACATCAACTTCTCGTCTTACAACGCCGAGCGTGGCCGCCTGATCAGTCCGAGCGAGGTCGACCGCAACCGCAACGTGGTGCTCCTGGGCTGGGGCACGGCGGATCGCCTGTTCGGAGAACGCAACCCGCTGGACCAGAGCATCAAGATCCAGGGCATCCACTACCGGGTGATTGGTGTCAACGAAAAGAAGGGGGCCATCTTCGGGCAGTCCCAGGACGAGTTCGCGCTGATTCCGCTCGGCGCGTTCCAGAAGATCTTCGGCTCGCGCCGGAGCATCCAGCTGAATGTGAAGCCCATTCACCCGTCGCTCGTGGACGAAGCGATGAACGACGCGACGATTGCCCTGCGCATCGAGCGCCGACTCAAGCCGAAGCAGCGGGACAATTTCGGCATGTTCACAGCCGAATCGATCCTGGCCATCTACCGAACGGCGACCGCCGGCATCTTCGCGGTGCTGATTGGCGTGGTCGCCCTGTCGCTCGTCGTGGGCGGCATCGTCATCATGAACATCATGCTGATGGTGGTGACGGAGCGCACCTTCGAGATCGGCCTGCGGAAGGCCCTGGGCGCGAAGCGGCGGGACATCATGCTGCAGGTGCTCGCCGAGTCGGTGACGCTGTCGGTCGCCGGCGGCATCGTCGGCACGTCGCTCGGATTCCTGCTGGCGCTGGCGATCGCGAAGCTGAGCCCGCTGCCGGCCGCGGTGCAGATGTGGTCGGTGGTCCTGGGCATCGGGATCACGGCGGTTGTCGGCCTGGTCTTTGGTGTGTATCCGGCGATGCGGGCGGCCAAGCTCGACCCGATCGAGGCGTTGAGGAAAGAGTAA
- a CDS encoding ABC transporter permease yields the protein MVMRFALLSDVIVMAYDTLRANKMRSALTVLGVVIGITAIVGMTSIIRGFDESLRDSIRQLGPDTLFVAKFSGLSFASGKEFKDLIKRPVLTVADARAIERDAPSAGKVDVWLGAWGVGTRERAYYKGEKTKQLAIIGVSENYAEVNYLKIAGGRFFVGAEVEHRRNLAVLGDSPSKALFPNVDPVGKLIRIAGDEYEVIGFIAPRPSVGGLGGGQDDFIVIPFTTYQKQFGWRRMSGNIHAGGTSTNANAFKSAMIAVVPAEGATRDQAMAEVEQVMRIRHGLKLEQPDDFDLITQDAALKMWDQISGATFIGLVVISSIALMVGGIGVMAIMMISVTERTREIGVRKALGARRREILWQFLFEAVFLTSLGGILGVVMGASIGMGVHYFTGFPVSLPWWSFALGLGFSGGVGIFFGLVPAVRASRLDPIEALRYE from the coding sequence ATGGTGATGCGCTTCGCGCTCCTCTCGGACGTCATCGTGATGGCGTACGACACGCTGCGCGCCAACAAGATGCGGTCGGCGTTGACGGTGCTGGGCGTGGTGATCGGCATCACGGCGATTGTCGGCATGACCTCGATCATCCGTGGCTTCGACGAATCGTTGCGCGACTCGATCCGCCAGCTCGGGCCGGACACGCTCTTTGTCGCGAAGTTCAGCGGCTTGAGTTTCGCCTCCGGCAAGGAATTCAAGGACCTCATCAAGCGCCCGGTGCTCACGGTGGCCGACGCGCGTGCCATCGAGCGCGACGCGCCGTCGGCTGGCAAGGTGGACGTGTGGCTTGGCGCCTGGGGCGTAGGCACGAGGGAGCGCGCCTACTACAAGGGTGAGAAGACCAAGCAGCTCGCCATTATCGGCGTGTCGGAGAATTACGCCGAGGTCAACTACCTGAAGATCGCCGGTGGGCGGTTCTTCGTCGGGGCCGAGGTCGAGCACCGGCGCAATCTCGCTGTCCTTGGGGATTCGCCCTCCAAGGCCCTGTTTCCAAATGTCGACCCGGTCGGCAAACTGATTCGCATCGCCGGGGACGAGTACGAAGTGATCGGCTTCATTGCGCCGCGTCCGAGCGTCGGCGGTCTCGGCGGGGGCCAGGACGACTTCATCGTCATTCCGTTCACGACTTATCAGAAACAGTTCGGGTGGCGGAGGATGTCGGGTAACATCCACGCGGGCGGGACATCGACCAACGCCAACGCCTTCAAGAGCGCGATGATTGCCGTTGTGCCGGCCGAAGGCGCCACGCGCGACCAGGCGATGGCCGAGGTGGAACAGGTCATGCGCATCCGGCACGGCCTGAAGCTCGAACAGCCGGACGACTTCGACCTCATCACGCAGGACGCGGCTCTGAAGATGTGGGACCAGATTTCTGGCGCGACCTTCATCGGCCTCGTGGTCATTTCGTCGATCGCGCTGATGGTGGGCGGCATTGGCGTCATGGCCATCATGATGATCTCAGTCACTGAGCGGACCCGCGAAATTGGCGTCCGCAAGGCCCTCGGGGCCCGCCGCCGCGAGATCCTCTGGCAGTTCCTGTTTGAAGCCGTCTTCCTGACGTCGCTTGGGGGCATCCTCGGCGTCGTCATGGGCGCCTCGATTGGCATGGGCGTGCATTACTTTACCGGCTTCCCGGTGTCGCTCCCCTGGTGGAGCTTTGCCCTCGGCCTCGGCTTCTCGGGTGGCGTCGGCATCTTCTTTGGCCTGGTGCCGGCGGTCCGCGCCTCGCGTCTGGACCCGATCGAGGCGCTGCGGTACGAGTAG